From the Sphingomonas sabuli genome, the window GCGACAGTGCGGCGCGTGAACTCGCGACGCTGCAGGCCGATGCCCGCAATTTCGACCAGCGGATGAAGGACCTGGCCGAATCCAAAGACTCGCTGATCGCGCAATTCCGCGAAGTCGGCGACCAGCTGCTCGACAAGGCGCACAAGGATTTCCTCGAAAAGGCCGGGCAGAGCTTCACCAAAGCCGACCAGCAGAGCGAGACAAAGCTCAAGCAGTTGCTCCAGCCGGTCGAAGCCACGCTCAAGCGCTATGAGGAAGGCCTCCAGCGGGTCGAGAAGGAGCGCATCGACCATTATGCCGGCCTGAAGTCGGTGGTCGAGCAGGTGCGCGAAGGGCAGGGCCGGGTGCGCGACGAGACCCGTAACCTGGTCAATGCGCTACGCTCCTCGCCCAAGGCGCGCGGCCGCTGGGGCGAACAATCGCTGCGTAACGTGCTGACCCAGGCAGGGCTGGTCGAAGGCGTCGATTTTAACATGGAAGTGTCGGTCACGACGGAGGATGGGCGGCTTCGTCCCGACGTGGTCGTCAACCTGCCGTCGCAGCGCAAGCTGGTGATCGACGCGAAATGCTCGCTCAACTCCTTCCTGGAGGCTTGCGAGGAGGTCGATGACGATCGCCGTACCGCCTGTTTCCAGGCCCACGTCGCGTCGATGCGCAATCATGTCCAGCAATTGGGATCGAAGGCTTATTGGGCGCAATTCGGCGACGCCGCCGATTATGTGGTCATGTACATTCCGGGCGAACATTTCCTGACCGCCGCGCTCGATCAGGATCCGCAGCTGTGGGAATGGGCGTTCGAACGCCGCGTGCTACTGGCCACCCCGACCAACCTCGTCGCCATCGCTCGTACCGTTGCCACCGTGTGGAAGCAGGAAAAGCTGGCCGCAGAGGCCGGCAAGATTGCCGAACTGGGCAAGGAATTGCATTCGCGGCTGGCTACCATGGCGGAGCATGTCGCGTCGGTCGGCACCAATCTCGGGCGGATGAACAACGCCTACAACAAGATGGTCGGAAGCCTTGAAAGCCAGGTGCTGACGCAGGCCCGCCGGTTCGAGGACCTTGGCGCCGGAAGCGCCAAGGACATCGCCGAGCCGCCCGTCATCGAGGCGAGCCCGCGAACGCTGACCAAGCTGTCAGTCCACGACGACGACGAAGTCGACGACCGCCCGCAACTCGCGGCGGAGTAATTAGCTGGCCGGCGCGAGGACGATCCGGCCGATCGCATTGCTCAGCACGGCCGACGAACCGTTCCAGCTTAGCGTCATCGGCTGGTCGAGCACCTTCAGGCCGTCGGCCTCGAACGATCCCGCAGGATCGGCGCAGGCCATGCGCGTCGCCATCATCTCGCCCGCAGTCACGACGGCGCCGGTGCGCACGAACGAGCCGCCGATGCTGTTGCAGCCGAACTTGGCGCCGAGCCGCCCGTCGCTGCGGAAACTGAGCGAATAATCGCCCGCCGCCGGGGTCGGCCGTCCGTTGATCTCAACCACGCGCCACGCCCGGCCCTCCAGAGCGCCGCCCGGAACGCCCTCCGCGACCGCACCGCCCGCTTCGCCGCCGCAACCTTCGTACGCCTTGCCGTCGACGGTCACCTGGACGCTGTCGCGGTAGGTCCGTCCGCTGGCCGTGCACGTCCCGTGGACGGTGTTCACGTTGATCCGCGGCGTCTTGTAGATTTCACCGGCAATGCCGATGATCGCCGGCGGCTTCGCCTGCACGACCGGCTGCTGGCCGGCGGCGATGAAGGTGATGTTCCGGTCGTCGATGATCAGGTCCCAGGCGGAGTCTTTGCCATAAGCGTGAAAGGGCGCGGGCGGAGGCAGCGGATGCGAGAGGCATCCGGCGAGTCCGAGGGCGAGGGGAACGATGGCGAGATGATGCGCGCGAATCATAGGTTTCTCCCGTCATCCCTGACCGTGTCAGGGCCTGTGTGCATTCAAAATAACCCGGCATTGGCCGAATGGATGCTGAACCGGCCTCAGCCCCGAGCCCGGCCCCAACTGGCCGTGATGGCATAGGACATGACTGCCGCCGCGACCGCTGCGTTGAGGCTGTCGGCGCGCCCTGCCATCGGGATCTTCACCAGCAGGTCGCACTGCGCCTCGTACTCGGCGGGCAGGCCCTGCTGTTCGTTGCCGATGAGCAGGAAGCAGGGCGGGTAATAGCCGGCGTCGAGATAGCCGTGCGTGGCCTTGAGGCTGGTCCCGACCAGCTGCGACTGTTCGAAATGCAGCCAGGTGAGAAAGTCCAACCAGTCGGCGGTCG encodes:
- the rmuC gene encoding DNA recombination protein RmuC, with the protein product MDLGIVVLLVIGGLAIGAMLGWLIGSRDGAAARQTVENLRMQLDEVVAERNMARTNCDSAARELATLQADARNFDQRMKDLAESKDSLIAQFREVGDQLLDKAHKDFLEKAGQSFTKADQQSETKLKQLLQPVEATLKRYEEGLQRVEKERIDHYAGLKSVVEQVREGQGRVRDETRNLVNALRSSPKARGRWGEQSLRNVLTQAGLVEGVDFNMEVSVTTEDGRLRPDVVVNLPSQRKLVIDAKCSLNSFLEACEEVDDDRRTACFQAHVASMRNHVQQLGSKAYWAQFGDAADYVVMYIPGEHFLTAALDQDPQLWEWAFERRVLLATPTNLVAIARTVATVWKQEKLAAEAGKIAELGKELHSRLATMAEHVASVGTNLGRMNNAYNKMVGSLESQVLTQARRFEDLGAGSAKDIAEPPVIEASPRTLTKLSVHDDDEVDDRPQLAAE
- a CDS encoding META domain-containing protein; translation: MIRAHHLAIVPLALGLAGCLSHPLPPPAPFHAYGKDSAWDLIIDDRNITFIAAGQQPVVQAKPPAIIGIAGEIYKTPRINVNTVHGTCTASGRTYRDSVQVTVDGKAYEGCGGEAGGAVAEGVPGGALEGRAWRVVEINGRPTPAAGDYSLSFRSDGRLGAKFGCNSIGGSFVRTGAVVTAGEMMATRMACADPAGSFEADGLKVLDQPMTLSWNGSSAVLSNAIGRIVLAPAS